A stretch of DNA from Candidatus Obscuribacterales bacterium:
TGATTGATAGCGGCGCTACCGGTGCGGGAGGTGTGACCAATAACCCGGACGGCTACGGTTTCGATGCTAAATTCTTTAATTTCTGTCGCGAGTTGATTCAGGGTTTGTTGACCTTCGGGCGTCAGTTGGGCGGCTCCGGTAGCAAAGCTCACGTCACCGCGTACATCAAGGTTGCCGATGTCGGGGGCGGCTTGAATTTGGGCTGGTTCTAGGGTGGGGGCGGCGGGGGCAGTGGAGCGTTGGGCACCCATGAGCTGATCTGCTAGTTCTGGATTATCTGCCTTAACTAGGTCAATAAGCGCTTGGGTGTTGCTGGCGGCTTTGACAATGAACTGAGGATCGTAGAGATCACTGAGGTTGTCAGGAACGACGTTGACTTGATTCGATAGGGTAAGAACAGCAGCGATCGCTCCGATACGGGTCTCTAGAATACCTTCGGTCATCCAAGCCTGAGCTTCAGCGGCGGTGAAGAACTCAATGCCATCAACAACGGCGGCGGCATCAGCGGGAGATAGGTTACCATCTTCGGCAATTTGGGCCTGCAGTTGGGATGAGTCGCGGACATTGGCGTCAATGCGGCGATAGTAGGCTTCTAGGAATTCTGAAACCAGGTCAGGCTGCGATCGCACCAAGCGATCGGAGGCTACCATCACGTCAACAATGGCTCCTGGGGCATCTTCACTGGACAGGACGACGGTATAGCCCTGCTGCCTTGCTTGGGATACAAAGGGTTCCCAGATGATGGCAATGGCGATCCGTTCGTTTGGATCTTGAATGAGCTGCCAGGCTTCTGAAGCGTCGCCCACTCGGGTGATATTGAAATCAGATAGGTTAAAGCCATCAAACTTGGTATCTAGCACGAGGGCCAGATATTCGCTGGGGGTATCGCCAGCAAAGGCCATGCCGAGGGGTTGTCCTTGGCGTTTGGCTTCAGCGGTGAGCTGGTTGAGGTTTTGCAGGGAGGTGAGGTTGGGATAGGCGGGGGTGTTGAGAATGACGGCATCGGCTCCGACGGTGCGATCGATTAAACCGACGATGCGTCCGTCAGGCTGCTGCTGCACAAATTGATC
This window harbors:
- a CDS encoding phosphate ABC transporter substrate-binding/OmpA family protein; translated protein: MDIDIDAVGGILGLAAIALGNVTNPYKSRYPSGVPVLHLEDSTSGIPGSSMSKRIDPTLIVALVVTLLFTGGLVAGGLWMLGSLSGGSNPLPSLTGDRREAGRLRVLGDTFSGYSTFRNSAFQATLSELGISLSYDDEFDQAARADRLNQGDADIIVTTLDQFVQQQPDGRIVGLIDRTVGADAVILNTPAYPNLTSLQNLNQLTAEAKRQGQPLGMAFAGDTPSEYLALVLDTKFDGFNLSDFNITRVGDASEAWQLIQDPNERIAIAIIWEPFVSQARQQGYTVVLSSEDAPGAIVDVMVASDRLVRSQPDLVSEFLEAYYRRIDANVRDSSQLQAQIAEDGNLSPADAAAVVDGIEFFTAAEAQAWMTEGILETRIGAIAAVLTLSNQVNVVPDNLSDLYDPQFIVKAASNTQALIDLVKADNPELADQLMGAQRSTAPAAPTLEPAQIQAAPDIGNLDVRGDVSFATGAAQLTPEGQQTLNQLATEIKEFSIETVAVRVIGHTSRTGSAAINQQLSQQRAQVVVDYLRSQGIQHNIAAEGKGFNEPLPGIAPEDARNQRTEIRLVRVNTTAQTRQRSPLPRLDTDSLAWGTGTSVVMADSWVAIAKL